The genomic window CCTGCCCGAAACGTTGACCCGTCGCGCCAGCCCGCTGGCCGCCAGCACGTATCCTGCGTCGAACAGGCAACCCGCCGCCACCAGCACCGCCCCCAGCCACACGAACTGAACCAGCAGCGGCCCGCGTTCGGGCGAGACGAACTGCGGCAGCAGCATGGCGCAGAACATCAGCGCCTTGGGGTTGAGCAGATTGGTGAGGAAGCCGCGCGCCACCGCGCCCCATGGCGACAGCTCCTCCCGTGCCTGCTCCGCAGCGCCCGGCTTCGCGCGCCAGAGCTTCCAGGCCAGCCACAGCAGGTAGGCCGCGCCAGCGCCCCGCACCGCCAGGAGCAGCGCGGGCTGCTCCGACAACAACGCCGCCAGCCCCAACCCCGAGACCATCACGTGCGCAAACCGCGCGACCGCGATGCCCCCGGCGCAGCAAAACCCCGCGCGCGCCCCGTTCCCGGCGGATACGGCCATGATAAGCGCCATGTCCGGGCCAGGGGTCAGGTACACTGCCGCCACGGCGGCGAGATACACAGCGAACACGTCTGCTTCGATCATGGCGGCCCTCCTGGACTCCTTTTGGCAGAATAGTCGCCCAGGAAGGAAATTGCCTTGCTTTTCCCATGCTGATTTCTCAATACTTGGGC from Fundidesulfovibrio putealis DSM 16056 includes these protein-coding regions:
- a CDS encoding LysE family translocator; amino-acid sequence: MIEADVFAVYLAAVAAVYLTPGPDMALIMAVSAGNGARAGFCCAGGIAVARFAHVMVSGLGLAALLSEQPALLLAVRGAGAAYLLWLAWKLWRAKPGAAEQAREELSPWGAVARGFLTNLLNPKALMFCAMLLPQFVSPERGPLLVQFVWLGAVLVAAGCLFDAGYVLAASGLARRVNVSGRLSRVRNKVMGSVFVALAARLAAG